Proteins from a genomic interval of Micromonospora sp. NBC_00389:
- a CDS encoding DUF1963 domain-containing protein yields the protein MEDSAAMDLSPDVQAIIRRRLVPEIADSFLALARPSVGFTVWTEASASGSMIGGAPRTRPFAWPVYREAPMLLLAQVDCAQMAPILGAEWPFPRQGYLLFFHDDEFSATYDYEHGDDGCQVLHLPAGSGAEAVATIPGLTLDAALMPSLPNLRDDADKALGIHIVELIDLLEELRPLLPAPRHRLLGYCDTDTSHPPGHRPLLQVEAERGTAWGEIVNVSFWIPDADLRVGRLDRVRRCYDVA from the coding sequence ATGGAAGACTCGGCCGCGATGGATCTTTCCCCTGATGTCCAAGCCATCATCAGGCGCCGGCTGGTGCCGGAGATTGCGGACAGCTTCCTTGCTCTGGCGCGGCCATCGGTCGGATTTACCGTATGGACCGAAGCGTCAGCGAGCGGCAGCATGATCGGCGGCGCGCCAAGGACCCGACCGTTCGCGTGGCCTGTCTACCGGGAAGCGCCGATGCTGTTGCTGGCGCAAGTGGACTGCGCGCAGATGGCCCCGATCCTAGGCGCGGAGTGGCCGTTCCCACGCCAGGGGTACCTGCTGTTCTTCCACGACGACGAGTTTTCCGCGACCTACGACTACGAGCACGGCGACGACGGTTGCCAGGTGCTGCACCTGCCTGCCGGGTCCGGAGCAGAAGCGGTCGCCACCATCCCCGGCCTGACACTGGACGCCGCCCTGATGCCGTCTCTACCCAACCTGCGGGATGACGCCGATAAGGCGCTGGGCATCCACATCGTCGAGCTGATCGATCTGTTGGAGGAGCTTCGGCCGTTGTTGCCTGCACCCCGGCATCGTCTGCTCGGCTACTGCGACACCGATACGTCCCACCCGCCAGGGCACCGGCCCCTTCTGCAGGTGGAGGCGGAACGGGGTACGGCGTGGGGCGAGATCGTAAACGTCTCCTTCTGGATTCCAGACGCCGACCTGCGCGTTGGCCGGCTGGACCGTGTACGCCGCTGCTACGACGTGGCCTGA
- a CDS encoding DUF3995 domain-containing protein → METYQVAAIVVAGVLGLDALIHAYWMTGRTWPARDVRTLSQVVLNADVPFTVPVLAPLVLILLGGAGAVLAQAGLVDAWLPSWLPGWVPTLGALAVAAGTLLRGGAGIVWAFGIGARRDSTFYRLNLIAYTPMCLLLCGASALVLVGG, encoded by the coding sequence ATGGAGACCTACCAAGTTGCGGCCATCGTGGTGGCCGGTGTCCTGGGCCTCGACGCCCTGATCCACGCGTACTGGATGACAGGCCGCACCTGGCCGGCCCGCGACGTCCGGACGCTGTCGCAAGTGGTGCTCAACGCCGACGTCCCGTTCACCGTCCCGGTACTGGCACCGCTCGTACTCATCCTGCTCGGCGGGGCCGGCGCGGTGCTCGCCCAGGCTGGCCTGGTGGACGCGTGGCTGCCCAGCTGGCTGCCGGGTTGGGTGCCCACGCTCGGGGCGCTCGCCGTCGCCGCCGGCACCCTCCTGAGAGGCGGCGCCGGCATCGTCTGGGCGTTCGGGATCGGCGCGCGGCGGGACAGCACGTTCTACCGGCTCAACCTCATCGCGTACACCCCGATGTGTTTGCTCTTGTGCGGCGCGTCCGCCCTGGTGCTCGTCGGCGGGTGA